In one window of Thermomicrobiales bacterium DNA:
- a CDS encoding aminotransferase class V-fold PLP-dependent enzyme, translating to MTGDDGRHRAQDAGPRTIAAMIDLGLDRMEAWEAGWRAFPVDASWDVDAAAMSEAIEALTERLTDNYPFFHPDYAAQMLMPPHPVAAAAYAIAQRINPNAHANDGGPATTRLEIEVVDTHKAMFGYDPKTSLGHLTSSGTIANLEALWVSRELHPDKSIAYSRLAHYTHARMCDVLRMEGVAIEPDALGRIDLDALERALKSGRVGTVVATAGSTGTGSVDQVDEIVPLAARYGVRVHVDAAYGGYFVLLAGTDALDPAVARAFRAIRDADSIVVDPHKRGLQPYGCGSVFFRDATVGRFYKHDSPYTYFTSAELHLGEISLECSRAGAAAAALWTTMRVLPLEAERGLGPVLARTRGAAVRWAELIRESEILRLAMEPALDIVTFYPVVEGEQRVSAISAETQRVFEALMNDPVEPVYLATLKVRPPLLSGDASLVWDQDELLVFRSVLMQPEHFDAVPNLHRRVAEAVNWP from the coding sequence ATGACGGGTGACGACGGGCGTCACAGGGCGCAGGACGCTGGGCCTCGGACCATCGCGGCCATGATCGATCTTGGTCTGGACCGCATGGAAGCCTGGGAAGCGGGCTGGCGAGCATTCCCGGTCGATGCGAGCTGGGATGTGGATGCGGCGGCGATGTCCGAGGCGATCGAGGCGCTGACGGAGCGGTTGACGGACAACTACCCCTTTTTCCATCCCGACTATGCGGCGCAGATGCTGATGCCTCCGCATCCGGTGGCGGCGGCGGCGTATGCCATCGCGCAGCGGATCAATCCGAATGCGCATGCGAATGACGGCGGTCCGGCAACGACCAGGCTGGAGATCGAGGTGGTCGATACCCACAAGGCGATGTTCGGCTACGACCCGAAGACGTCGCTGGGGCACCTGACCTCCAGCGGGACGATTGCCAATCTGGAGGCGCTCTGGGTCTCACGGGAACTCCATCCGGACAAGTCGATCGCCTATTCGAGACTGGCCCACTACACGCATGCGCGCATGTGCGATGTGTTGCGCATGGAAGGCGTTGCCATCGAACCCGATGCGCTGGGACGGATCGATCTGGATGCGCTCGAGCGTGCGCTGAAATCGGGCCGCGTGGGGACGGTGGTCGCGACGGCGGGTTCGACCGGAACGGGTTCGGTCGATCAGGTGGACGAAATCGTGCCACTGGCGGCGCGCTATGGCGTGCGGGTGCATGTGGATGCCGCCTATGGCGGGTATTTCGTGCTGCTGGCGGGAACGGATGCGCTCGATCCAGCGGTGGCGCGGGCGTTCCGGGCAATCAGGGATGCGGACAGTATCGTGGTCGATCCGCACAAGCGCGGGTTGCAGCCGTACGGGTGTGGGTCGGTGTTTTTCAGGGACGCGACGGTCGGGCGGTTCTACAAGCACGACTCGCCGTACACCTATTTCACGTCGGCGGAGCTGCACCTGGGAGAGATCAGTCTCGAATGCTCGCGGGCAGGCGCGGCGGCAGCGGCGCTCTGGACGACGATGCGGGTCTTGCCTTTGGAAGCGGAACGAGGCTTGGGGCCGGTGCTGGCGCGCACCCGGGGGGCGGCGGTGCGTTGGGCGGAGCTGATTCGGGAGTCGGAGATCCTGCGGTTGGCGATGGAGCCAGCATTGGACATTGTGACGTTCTACCCGGTGGTGGAGGGGGAGCAGCGGGTTTCGGCGATCAGCGCGGAGACACAGCGAGTGTTCGAAGCGTTGATGAACGATCCGGTCGAACCGGTCTACCTGGCGACATTGAAAGTGCGTCCGCCGCTGCTGTCAGGTGATGCGTCGTTGGTCTGGGATCAGGACGAGTTGCTGGTGTTCCGTAGCGTGTTGATGCAGCCGGAGCATTTCGATGCGGTTCCGAATTTGCACCGGCGGGTCGCGGAAGCGGTGAATTGGCCGTAG
- a CDS encoding glucose 1-dehydrogenase, whose amino-acid sequence MTTPIRTELAGPLREQPPADRMAGRICLVVGATRGIGRATALRMAAEGAAGVAIAGRNTTLGEKLADELNGLGAESLFVPADVTLEADLATLVDRVVARFGRIDAVCNNAGHQERRAPILDQTDEAYAQVFDTNVRFLFNAMRFEIAAMLPTGGGTIVNTTSVSGVRNPYPGFALYNASKAAAIALTRSAALEYAPQGVRINSVAPGRVVTDMMLSTGVGDMQAVAAGLPLRRMGHPEEVAMAAVWLLSDESSYVVGHVLCADGGFLAG is encoded by the coding sequence ATGACGACACCCATTCGAACCGAGCTGGCTGGACCGCTGCGCGAGCAGCCCCCGGCGGACCGGATGGCGGGGCGGATTTGCCTGGTGGTGGGCGCCACGCGGGGTATTGGGCGGGCCACGGCGTTGCGCATGGCGGCGGAGGGCGCGGCGGGGGTGGCGATTGCCGGGCGAAATACGACGCTGGGCGAGAAGCTGGCGGACGAACTGAACGGACTGGGGGCGGAGAGCCTCTTCGTGCCAGCCGATGTCACGCTGGAAGCAGATTTGGCGACCCTGGTGGATCGGGTAGTCGCGCGGTTTGGGCGGATCGACGCGGTGTGCAACAACGCGGGACACCAGGAGCGGCGCGCGCCAATCCTGGATCAGACCGACGAAGCCTATGCGCAGGTGTTCGATACCAATGTGCGCTTCCTCTTTAATGCGATGCGTTTCGAGATCGCGGCGATGCTCCCGACGGGCGGGGGAACGATCGTCAATACGACCAGCGTGAGCGGGGTGCGCAATCCCTATCCAGGGTTCGCGCTCTACAACGCCTCCAAGGCAGCGGCGATCGCGCTGACCCGGTCGGCAGCGCTGGAGTATGCGCCGCAGGGCGTGCGGATCAATTCGGTGGCGCCGGGGCGGGTGGTGACCGATATGATGCTGTCGACCGGGGTGGGGGATATGCAGGCAGTGGCGGCGGGGTTGCCGTTGCGGCGCATGGGGCATCCGGAAGAGGTGGCGATGGCTGCGGTCTGGCTGCTGTCGGACGAGTCGAGCTATGTCGTGGGGCATGTGCTCTGCGCCGATGGGGGATTCCTGGCAGGGTAG
- a CDS encoding LuxR C-terminal-related transcriptional regulator, with product MAPATFEVIPRERLLDLIDSPELAPVTLITAPAGYGKSTLAHQWAERHAPLTCGWYQIRTEHNALNTFLHHLWRAVDDATGRPEPEPETITVALLLGRLGALPSLTILVLDDYHLIENGLVHQALEQLVHDLPPGTHLFILSRQVPDIPLARLRAYGRVRQIEQSDLAFTFDEVKQVFARADVDDKTLGRLTRKSEGWIAGLQLLLMSVNLNSDSAPRQLDRLIRTTTEHRLLNDYIVEEVLEALPDDLRRFVLDTVVLETLEPELCNYVLQIKRSRRLLVQLEDAVVFVGRPGGIGRSLAYHRLFAECVQRVRLNSGIEPSANELRMRAARWHHAHGNLEAAADYALAAEAWDEAATIICEFIPLDFAHTNVWDSMYWLGRLPETALRKNLPLFQSYITALLGNGYIDKARPLVESFFSAPEIAPTPRQQGWHATQRAYIAFVDGDRDEALYQSYRALGLLPTDDASGRLLAWAGIHRESYARGERALAQEALRQAEADHRRQARESIYWHFLMSPDISNDVAIRGELFDAEALNRHFMSLLPAPMQASLGAFKLRLLCIYLEQNRLDLAAVEVEDILAELQERTYLIWSSGALVAVANYYLATGEPERAWETLQHALQVTRQHGGRELIRKAQTGIANYWLQTGQDGLAHVWAGLTHIDPHVIRAFGDVDPRTLHAQMMFREKRYAEALALLDESIGLARSIGNVAAEIQFLVWASVVSRAMGARDEADDSLRRALELGAPGGFHRVYSSTDADLSEAIRALLPTLSERARHHASTLVGEQAPPEPAPWAGAHLTDREREVLGELMCGKSTREIAGALFITERTVKKHLANLFQKTGTQNRYALAVWGRERMHTRPTPPNIAVR from the coding sequence GTGGCACCCGCCACGTTCGAAGTCATTCCGCGTGAACGATTGCTCGATCTGATCGATTCGCCAGAGTTGGCGCCGGTCACATTGATCACTGCCCCTGCCGGGTATGGCAAGTCGACCCTTGCACATCAATGGGCGGAACGCCATGCGCCGCTGACGTGTGGTTGGTACCAGATTCGCACCGAGCACAATGCGCTAAATACCTTCCTCCATCATCTCTGGCGCGCTGTCGATGACGCCACCGGCAGACCAGAACCGGAACCCGAGACGATCACCGTCGCTCTCCTGCTCGGCCGACTTGGCGCCCTGCCCAGCCTGACAATCCTCGTGCTCGATGACTACCACCTCATCGAGAACGGTCTTGTCCATCAGGCGCTGGAGCAGCTTGTTCACGACCTTCCCCCAGGCACGCACCTGTTCATTCTCAGCCGGCAGGTTCCGGATATCCCGCTTGCGCGCTTGCGAGCGTATGGTCGTGTGCGACAGATCGAGCAGAGCGATCTCGCCTTTACCTTCGACGAAGTCAAGCAGGTGTTCGCACGGGCGGATGTCGATGACAAGACGCTTGGACGGTTGACGCGGAAGTCAGAGGGATGGATTGCCGGGCTCCAACTGTTGTTGATGTCGGTCAATCTGAACAGCGACTCCGCACCCAGGCAGCTCGACCGGCTGATCAGGACGACGACCGAGCACCGGTTGCTCAACGACTACATCGTCGAAGAGGTGCTCGAAGCGCTCCCGGACGATCTGCGCCGGTTCGTGCTCGATACGGTTGTGCTCGAAACCCTCGAGCCAGAGCTCTGCAATTACGTGCTTCAGATCAAGCGGAGCAGGCGGCTTCTCGTCCAGCTCGAGGATGCGGTTGTCTTTGTGGGACGCCCAGGGGGGATTGGGCGCTCGCTCGCCTACCACCGGCTTTTCGCGGAGTGTGTGCAGCGGGTTCGGCTGAACAGCGGAATCGAGCCGTCCGCGAATGAGCTCCGGATGCGGGCCGCGCGCTGGCATCACGCGCATGGAAATCTGGAAGCGGCCGCAGATTATGCGCTCGCCGCTGAAGCCTGGGATGAGGCGGCCACGATCATTTGCGAGTTCATCCCGCTCGACTTCGCGCACACGAACGTCTGGGACTCGATGTACTGGCTGGGACGCTTGCCGGAAACGGCGTTGCGGAAGAACCTGCCGTTGTTCCAGAGCTATATCACCGCGCTGCTCGGGAATGGGTATATCGACAAGGCGCGTCCGTTGGTCGAGTCCTTCTTCAGTGCTCCTGAGATCGCACCCACACCACGGCAGCAAGGTTGGCACGCCACGCAGCGCGCCTACATTGCCTTTGTCGATGGAGATCGGGACGAGGCGCTCTATCAGAGTTATCGAGCGCTTGGGTTGCTGCCCACGGACGATGCGTCTGGCCGTCTGCTGGCCTGGGCCGGGATTCATCGCGAGAGCTACGCACGCGGGGAGCGCGCGTTGGCGCAGGAGGCGCTGCGGCAGGCGGAAGCCGATCACCGGCGACAGGCGCGCGAATCGATCTACTGGCACTTTCTCATGTCGCCGGACATTTCGAATGACGTGGCGATCCGGGGAGAGCTATTCGATGCGGAAGCGCTGAACCGGCATTTCATGTCATTGCTTCCGGCCCCGATGCAAGCGTCGCTCGGCGCGTTCAAGCTTCGACTGCTCTGTATCTATCTGGAGCAGAATCGGCTCGACCTGGCAGCGGTCGAGGTGGAAGACATTCTCGCGGAACTACAGGAGCGCACCTATCTGATCTGGTCGTCAGGCGCCCTGGTGGCCGTTGCCAATTACTACCTGGCGACAGGAGAACCCGAGCGCGCGTGGGAGACACTGCAACACGCATTGCAGGTGACCCGTCAACACGGCGGACGCGAGTTGATTCGCAAGGCACAGACGGGTATTGCCAACTACTGGCTTCAGACCGGTCAGGACGGCTTGGCCCACGTCTGGGCAGGGCTCACCCACATCGATCCTCATGTGATCCGGGCGTTTGGCGATGTGGACCCACGAACGTTGCACGCGCAGATGATGTTCCGTGAGAAGCGGTACGCGGAAGCGTTGGCACTGCTCGACGAATCGATCGGTCTGGCGCGCTCGATCGGCAATGTAGCCGCCGAGATCCAGTTCCTCGTCTGGGCGTCGGTCGTGTCGCGCGCCATGGGCGCCCGGGACGAGGCGGATGACTCTCTGCGCCGGGCGCTCGAGTTGGGCGCGCCCGGAGGGTTCCATCGTGTCTATTCCAGCACCGACGCCGATCTGAGTGAGGCGATCCGGGCACTGCTCCCAACACTGAGCGAGCGGGCTCGGCATCATGCCAGCACGTTGGTCGGCGAGCAAGCGCCACCCGAGCCGGCTCCCTGGGCTGGAGCGCACTTGACCGACCGGGAGCGGGAGGTGCTCGGCGAGCTGATGTGCGGCAAGAGCACGCGAGAGATCGCGGGCGCGCTCTTCATCACCGAGCGCACCGTCAAGAAGCATTTGGCGAACCTCTTTCAGAAGACCGGCACGCAGAATCGCTATGCGCTCGCCGTCTGGGGCCGCGAGCGAATGCATACACGTCCCACGCCCCCGAACATTGCGGTTCGGTAG
- a CDS encoding ClbS/DfsB family four-helix bundle protein, producing the protein MTNSKLKHQLVEIIDEERTEWEALLADVDPDRMDEPGVTGAWSFRDVTAHLLAWRDGGIRLLEAEARGEPEPPAPWPSALTGDDEINAWLYQRDRDIPADEVLDAYAETFARLRTVILALPDDALTDPDYFLWMNGQSIAESMLDRSWFDHLHIEHEPQIRRWLDAA; encoded by the coding sequence GTGACCAACTCCAAGCTGAAGCACCAGCTCGTCGAAATCATCGACGAAGAGCGCACCGAATGGGAAGCCCTGCTCGCCGATGTCGACCCGGATCGCATGGATGAGCCGGGCGTCACCGGCGCCTGGTCGTTCCGCGATGTAACCGCCCATCTGCTTGCCTGGCGAGACGGTGGCATTCGTCTCCTGGAAGCCGAGGCCCGCGGCGAACCCGAACCGCCGGCCCCCTGGCCGTCCGCGCTGACCGGCGACGACGAGATCAACGCCTGGCTCTACCAGCGCGACCGCGACATCCCCGCCGATGAGGTGCTCGACGCCTACGCGGAAACCTTCGCCCGCCTGCGCACCGTCATCCTCGCCCTGCCAGACGATGCCCTCACCGATCCAGACTACTTTCTCTGGATGAATGGGCAATCGATCGCCGAATCGATGCTCGACCGCTCCTGGTTCGACCATCTCCACATCGAGCACGAACCCCAGATCCGCCGCTGGCTCGACGCCGCATAA